A window of the Xiashengella succiniciproducens genome harbors these coding sequences:
- a CDS encoding alpha/beta hydrolase: protein MKKIVIATLVAVFSFVGCFGQNTERQWLNLNYAGDELECHNLDIYLPDVEKPSYKAVIVIYGSAWFANNMKQFAYNALGKPLLESGFAVISINHRSSGDAPYPAQINDVKAAIRYIRANADKYQIDASFIGITGFSSGGHLASLAGTTNNVRQYTVGSTTVDIEGNVGQFTEVSSDVSAVVDWFGPIDMTRMSECEKPNEGNSPEAALIRGNPADNLEMIALLNPMTFIDENDPKFLVIHGQADNVVPHCQSVYFSEALKEKGLLTEFISVPEGQHGPVTFNDDTMKKMAEFFLKEAGE from the coding sequence ATGAAAAAAATCGTTATCGCAACATTGGTTGCTGTATTTAGTTTTGTTGGCTGCTTTGGACAAAACACAGAAAGACAATGGCTTAACCTCAATTATGCCGGTGATGAACTGGAATGCCACAACCTTGATATCTATTTGCCCGATGTAGAAAAACCTTCTTATAAGGCGGTAATCGTTATTTATGGTAGTGCATGGTTTGCCAACAATATGAAACAATTTGCTTATAACGCTCTTGGAAAGCCCCTGCTCGAGAGCGGTTTTGCAGTGATATCAATCAACCACCGTTCAAGTGGTGACGCCCCCTATCCTGCACAAATTAACGACGTCAAGGCTGCAATTCGCTATATACGTGCTAATGCCGACAAGTATCAGATTGACGCATCATTCATCGGTATCACAGGCTTCTCTTCCGGTGGCCATCTTGCTTCATTGGCTGGTACAACTAACAACGTAAGGCAATACACTGTAGGTAGTACAACTGTTGATATCGAAGGCAATGTGGGACAGTTCACCGAAGTCAGCAGTGATGTCAGCGCTGTAGTAGATTGGTTTGGTCCTATCGACATGACCCGTATGAGCGAGTGCGAGAAACCCAATGAAGGGAACTCTCCCGAGGCTGCCCTAATCAGAGGCAATCCGGCAGACAACCTTGAGATGATAGCTCTTCTTAACCCCATGACCTTTATTGACGAGAACGATCCCAAGTTTCTCGTTATACACGGACAGGCTGACAATGTTGTGCCTCACTGCCAAAGCGTATATTTCTCTGAGGCATTGAAAGAAAAAGGATTGTTGACAGAGTTTATATCTGTTCCTGAAGGTCAACACGGCCCTGTAACATTCAATGATGATACGATGAAAAAAATGGCTGAATTCTTCCTCAAAGAAGCAGGCGAATAA
- a CDS encoding discoidin domain-containing protein, translating to MKTLAQKHSLDSCKISHISRHVGMLLLFVVSLSACSKWSDETNRALKLAGENRAELEKVLQHYSEVDPNSQKLKAAEFLISNMDVHYGYKSASWDQFQQELADLFSREDNFELLEEGMSRLYEKYQMLLRDIRYESDLRTVTADFLIYNIEKAFESWSGPYANQLSFDEFCEYLLPYRAANEPISDWRREFEENYIPELYDRAAVRKDSLSAEDLCNLIKSYPYGNLSIVGGRLPDYNSYLLSILRMGSCKHYCSQAILASRCLGVPVALDYTPQWATRSLGHEWNVLICDSKRPLSFGIGDDCALGEHVERIPDRKAPKVYRQTFSKQKESLMMLRGNEEIPGSLSSPCMKDVTDLYYDCTSITVDFDFRPPGKNKFAYLAVFDNKEWIPVAWARVKGGRATFSKINKEIMYLPGYFSEGRFIPAADPIMVDSLGNSIPVRFDAVNKQTVVLYRKYQNALVEGKCEDMTGGRFQVANKPDFSDAVDIAVIDELPESCYHIIKPETEGSYKYFRYLARSGALGTIAELEVYELDKKLSGKIIGTEQDIPYFTKEKAFDGDPLTSFNKWGMDEVWLGLEFDSPKKITKLVYLPGNDDNCIRDGELYELFYWDKTWKSLGQQYGSAETYRLSYENVPSGALFLLRNHTKGVEERIFTYENNKQVWW from the coding sequence ATGAAAACTCTTGCCCAAAAACATTCCCTGGATTCTTGTAAGATATCCCACATAAGCAGGCATGTGGGTATGTTGCTACTTTTTGTAGTATCCCTTTCTGCCTGTAGTAAATGGTCCGATGAAACCAACCGGGCATTAAAGCTTGCTGGGGAAAACAGAGCAGAACTTGAGAAAGTTCTGCAACATTACAGTGAGGTTGATCCAAATTCTCAAAAACTAAAGGCTGCTGAGTTTCTTATTTCTAACATGGATGTTCACTATGGATATAAAAGCGCGAGCTGGGACCAATTCCAGCAGGAATTGGCTGATCTGTTTAGTAGAGAGGATAACTTTGAATTACTCGAGGAGGGGATGAGTCGGTTGTATGAAAAGTATCAAATGCTTTTAAGAGATATTAGATATGAGTCGGATTTGAGGACGGTAACTGCTGATTTCCTTATATATAATATAGAGAAAGCTTTTGAAAGCTGGAGTGGTCCTTATGCTAATCAACTTAGTTTCGATGAGTTTTGTGAGTATTTGCTGCCCTACAGGGCAGCAAATGAGCCGATTAGTGATTGGAGAAGGGAGTTTGAGGAGAATTATATTCCCGAATTGTATGATAGGGCTGCAGTGCGGAAAGACTCTTTAAGTGCGGAGGATCTTTGCAACCTTATAAAGTCTTATCCTTATGGAAATCTATCAATAGTAGGAGGGAGGTTGCCTGATTATAATTCATATCTGCTTTCCATACTGCGTATGGGAAGTTGTAAACACTATTGTTCACAGGCAATCCTAGCCTCAAGATGTCTGGGAGTTCCGGTGGCTCTGGACTATACACCTCAATGGGCAACACGTAGCCTTGGTCATGAGTGGAATGTACTGATCTGTGACAGCAAGAGACCACTAAGTTTTGGAATTGGAGATGACTGCGCCCTGGGAGAGCATGTAGAAAGAATACCCGACAGGAAGGCTCCAAAAGTATATAGACAAACCTTCTCAAAGCAAAAGGAGAGTTTGATGATGCTACGGGGAAATGAAGAGATTCCGGGATCATTGTCATCACCCTGCATGAAGGATGTAACTGACCTCTACTATGATTGTACCAGTATTACAGTTGATTTTGATTTCAGACCCCCAGGTAAGAATAAGTTTGCTTACCTGGCCGTTTTTGATAATAAGGAATGGATCCCAGTCGCCTGGGCCAGAGTAAAGGGCGGGAGAGCTACTTTTAGTAAGATCAATAAGGAAATAATGTATTTGCCCGGTTATTTCTCAGAAGGGCGATTTATCCCAGCTGCCGATCCTATAATGGTTGATAGTTTGGGTAATTCAATTCCGGTTAGGTTTGATGCCGTGAATAAACAGACAGTAGTCCTGTACAGAAAATATCAAAATGCACTGGTGGAAGGGAAATGTGAGGATATGACAGGAGGCAGGTTCCAGGTAGCTAATAAGCCTGACTTCAGTGATGCTGTTGATATTGCCGTGATAGATGAACTGCCTGAATCCTGCTACCACATAATTAAGCCTGAGACAGAGGGTAGCTACAAATACTTTCGCTATCTGGCACGTTCGGGTGCGCTTGGAACAATAGCCGAACTTGAAGTATATGAGTTGGATAAAAAGCTCAGCGGAAAGATTATAGGAACAGAGCAGGATATCCCATATTTTACAAAGGAGAAGGCCTTTGATGGTGACCCACTTACAAGTTTTAACAAGTGGGGGATGGATGAGGTATGGCTTGGATTGGAGTTTGATAGTCCAAAGAAGATCACCAAACTTGTTTATCTGCCTGGCAATGATGACAACTGCATACGTGATGGTGAGTTGTATGAGCTATTTTACTGGGACAAGACGTGGAAGTCATTGGGACAGCAGTACGGTTCTGCTGAAACCTATAGACTGAGCTATGAGAATGTTCCGTCTGGGGCTCTTTTCCTTCTGCGCAACCATACAAAGGGTGTTGAAGAGCGAATTTTTACATATGAAAATAACAAGCAAGTATGGTGGTAG
- the crcB gene encoding fluoride efflux transporter CrcB: MKQLFFVGLGGALGAIFRYLASVVTSKYYIGNFPLATFLVNISGCFLIGVLIGWLSSSSQNSNDIRLLFVTGFCGAYTTFSTFAAENLTLIEHGNSRIALLYILLSIILGVLAVWLGIKSHHAFTTC; encoded by the coding sequence ATGAAGCAGCTCTTTTTTGTAGGCTTAGGTGGTGCACTTGGTGCTATATTCAGATATTTAGCCTCTGTCGTCACCTCAAAATACTACATAGGGAACTTCCCCCTGGCCACTTTCCTTGTGAATATTTCAGGTTGCTTCCTGATTGGAGTCCTTATCGGGTGGTTGAGTTCTTCATCTCAAAACAGTAATGACATAAGATTGCTCTTTGTTACTGGTTTCTGCGGTGCCTACACCACTTTCTCAACTTTTGCTGCAGAGAATCTAACCCTAATTGAGCATGGCAATAGCAGAATTGCCCTCCTTTATATCCTTCTGAGTATTATTCTGGGTGTCCTTGCTGTCTGGCTAGGAATAAAAAGTCATCACGCATTTACTACTTGTTAA
- the lepB gene encoding signal peptidase I, whose translation MKRLLIIIFPILILLHIILGIWWLAISWAIIWFIVWVCTTSVSIIVRLRRKSWLVYPVVMVGSVLAAIILKTLFFGIYKIPSGSMERTIVPGDVVWVNNLIYGPRLPYSPYEISWINGLVWLMQGRTGDVQEKWWPYRRLKGYTSPKRGDISVFNHPNHNMIFIKRIVALPGDTLQITDGKVFVNGEEQIRPVKSLYFSKVEFSNRDVASTVIDSLQLRFFSTGSYNETPVYSGALFPSQMEDLRHHPGVLNSGIDTCRADTAWTVYPHIEDIDWTIDNYGPYRLPYKGMVIEKNSENLMLYGQLISQEEEQNKSEDRPDNNGLFTFSNDYFFIIGDNFHDSEDSRYFGPVREDYLIGKATFILYSPSSKGFFSKIINRLY comes from the coding sequence ATGAAACGGTTACTTATTATCATATTCCCAATACTGATATTGCTGCACATTATACTGGGTATATGGTGGCTGGCAATTAGCTGGGCCATTATATGGTTTATAGTTTGGGTGTGTACTACATCAGTCAGCATTATTGTTCGTTTACGCAGGAAAAGTTGGTTGGTTTACCCTGTCGTTATGGTAGGTTCAGTACTGGCAGCAATAATCCTTAAGACTTTATTTTTCGGGATTTATAAGATTCCATCAGGTTCGATGGAAAGAACGATTGTGCCAGGGGACGTAGTCTGGGTTAATAACCTGATATATGGTCCACGGCTCCCATACTCGCCATACGAAATATCATGGATCAATGGTCTGGTATGGTTGATGCAAGGCAGGACGGGGGATGTCCAGGAGAAATGGTGGCCATATAGAAGGTTAAAGGGCTATACATCTCCTAAAAGAGGAGATATCTCGGTGTTCAACCATCCCAATCACAATATGATCTTTATTAAGCGTATCGTCGCACTTCCTGGCGATACACTTCAGATTACTGACGGGAAGGTGTTTGTCAATGGAGAGGAGCAGATACGTCCGGTCAAGTCTCTTTATTTTTCAAAGGTTGAGTTTAGCAACAGGGACGTTGCCTCAACTGTGATTGACAGTTTGCAATTACGGTTTTTCTCAACCGGAAGCTATAATGAAACCCCGGTCTATAGTGGAGCCTTGTTTCCTTCACAAATGGAAGATCTCCGCCATCATCCCGGAGTTCTGAACTCTGGGATAGATACATGCCGGGCTGATACAGCCTGGACAGTTTATCCACATATTGAGGATATCGACTGGACGATTGACAATTATGGACCATATCGGCTGCCATACAAGGGGATGGTAATAGAAAAGAACTCTGAGAACTTAATGCTATATGGTCAGCTTATCAGCCAGGAAGAAGAGCAGAATAAGTCCGAAGACAGGCCTGACAACAACGGGCTATTTACCTTTAGCAATGACTATTTTTTTATAATTGGTGACAATTTCCATGACAGTGAAGATTCCCGGTATTTTGGACCGGTCAGGGAGGATTATCTTATTGGAAAGGCCACCTTTATTCTTTATTCGCCATCATCAAAAGGATTCTTTTCAAAAATCATAAACAGATTGTATTAA
- a CDS encoding glycoside hydrolase family 43 protein, which yields MKNTKRVTSRVIYMSIVSMGILSTGCCGPKEEPRSESKATSYTYSLNPTEVLIEQRADPFIYKHTDGYYYFTGSVPTYDRIELRRAKTIEELKNAATFDVWFRHESGPMSYHIWAPEIHYIDGKWYIYFASSERDDIWKLRPFVLECTGQDPLNDEWIELGMMQAADDDPKSFTDFSLDGTTFELNGKRYFIWAEKTGGQFAASNLYIAEMESPNKLKTVQFMLTTPDYDWERVGFWVNEGPAVIRYAGKIYITFSCSATGACYCMGLLEADENADLLDRNSWKKSRYPVLATDAEKGIYGPGHNSFTVAEDGITPLSIYHARDYEEIVGDPLYDPNRHARVMVVNFDDAGRPVFKY from the coding sequence ATGAAAAATACTAAACGCGTTACCAGTCGTGTCATTTATATGAGTATTGTGAGTATGGGCATCTTGTCTACTGGATGTTGCGGACCCAAAGAAGAGCCGAGATCCGAGTCGAAAGCTACCAGCTACACATACTCCTTGAACCCAACTGAAGTATTGATTGAGCAAAGGGCTGATCCATTTATATACAAACACACAGACGGCTATTACTATTTTACCGGATCGGTTCCCACATACGACCGCATAGAACTGCGCAGAGCTAAGACAATCGAGGAGTTAAAAAATGCAGCAACCTTTGATGTGTGGTTCAGACATGAATCTGGACCAATGAGTTACCACATCTGGGCTCCAGAGATTCATTATATAGACGGCAAATGGTATATCTATTTTGCCTCAAGTGAGCGCGATGATATTTGGAAACTTCGTCCCTTTGTCCTGGAATGCACAGGCCAGGACCCGTTAAATGATGAATGGATTGAACTAGGTATGATGCAGGCTGCCGACGACGATCCAAAGTCATTCACAGACTTTTCGCTTGACGGCACAACTTTCGAACTTAATGGGAAAAGGTACTTTATATGGGCAGAGAAGACAGGAGGTCAGTTTGCCGCATCCAACCTCTATATAGCCGAGATGGAATCTCCCAACAAGCTGAAGACTGTTCAGTTTATGCTTACTACACCAGATTACGACTGGGAAAGGGTAGGATTCTGGGTAAATGAAGGACCTGCTGTTATCAGGTATGCTGGCAAGATATATATTACCTTCTCATGTAGTGCAACAGGAGCCTGCTATTGCATGGGTCTGCTCGAAGCAGATGAAAACGCAGACCTGCTTGACCGCAACTCTTGGAAGAAATCAAGGTATCCCGTACTTGCTACTGATGCTGAAAAAGGAATTTATGGTCCCGGACATAACAGCTTTACTGTTGCAGAAGACGGAATCACTCCATTGAGTATTTATCATGCCCGTGATTACGAGGAAATTGTCGGTGATCCCCTCTACGACCCAAACCGTCATGCCCGTGTGATGGTTGTCAACTTTGACGACGCGGGAAGACCTGTATTCAAATACTAA
- a CDS encoding GNAT family N-acetyltransferase: MNLTIRPLQVTDYPALLALFTEFAEYEKHLDSMTNTLEKMEAEHEYINGFGAFNEQGDMIGYATYFFAYYTFTGKSVYMDDLYVKPEYRGLGLGTKLINEVISFARSQNCHKVRWQVSEWNTNSIEFYKSLGAKLDNLEYRCDLIL, encoded by the coding sequence ATGAACTTAACAATCAGACCACTACAAGTAACTGATTATCCGGCATTACTTGCATTATTCACTGAATTTGCTGAATACGAGAAACACCTGGACTCTATGACCAATACTCTTGAGAAGATGGAGGCTGAGCATGAATATATCAACGGATTTGGAGCCTTCAATGAACAAGGGGATATGATAGGCTATGCCACCTACTTTTTTGCATACTACACCTTTACAGGTAAATCAGTGTACATGGATGACCTTTATGTAAAACCAGAATATCGTGGACTAGGCTTGGGAACCAAACTAATCAACGAGGTTATCAGTTTTGCCAGATCCCAAAATTGCCATAAAGTCAGATGGCAGGTATCTGAGTGGAATACAAACTCAATTGAATTCTATAAGAGTTTAGGAGCAAAACTTGACAATCTTGAATATAGGTGCGACCTTATTTTGTAA